The DNA segment CGTCTTTAAGATCCGAATGAACACCGGTGTTGTGTTGCCctgagaatgaatgaataaaaatgaattggTGGGGAGGGGTTCGTGGAGAGAGGGCAAGCAGAGATGAAGCGCTCTTGGCTGGGGTCACCGAGTGTAATGATCTCCATGTTCAGAGTCAGTCCGTCACTGAAGACCTGTTGTACAGGCAGGTTTTGTGTTTAGGCTGCCCGGAACGGGATActagataacacacacacacacacacacacacacacacacagagagagagagagagagagagagagagagagagagagagagagagagagagaaacccttgAGATGGCTAGAGTATAGAGGGAGTCCCAGCGAAGCTCTTGTGATGCTCCTACACACCCGGAGCGAAATAGCACCAGGGAGAAGCAAGGGCAGGAAGGAGATGCCACAGTCTAATCGCTTATTCATCAGCTCAGCGCTACCTCCGGTTCCCCCAGCTTGACAGAGGCTGATCTGGAGCTGAACAGCACTCCAACCAACCTCCTTCTCATAGCTTGTCTGCAGGAGAGTtgtgagatctctctctctccccccgctcccccatttttttctttcttcaatcATGATGACAATTGTATTGACTTTTCTCGAAAGCTGTCCACCAACGCTCGTTTGGTCCTTTTCCCTCTAGCTGAGGACCCCGAGTGAATGAAGGGGAGCCAGTCCCGCGCACCTGAATATTGGGAAATGCaaaggtgggtgggaaggtgGAGAGAGGATTAACAACTAATCTGCCGGATCCAAGCTggttggggggaagccatgaacaTGGTAGCTGTCCTTCTGTAGGTCTAGGAGCAGAATGAAAGCGACGACACCAGGTGAACTGGAGACGCTCCAGAAGTTGCCTCTGTCTTTTGAGGGCACGTGGGCTGAGGAGCGAGGCATTTACTCGAAAGTAAGCCCCGCTGAGCACACAGGAGGGAGCTAATTCCGAGTAAAGTTGCACAGCACCACGAGTTCAAAAACCATTTAGGATGGAGTCGACCCATCCCCAAGAAACCCATGGAATGAAGAGTCTCATCCCTACATAAGAAGCCGCCTTATAGCGCGCCAGATATTTGCTCCATCTAGGTagagctcagctggtagagcataagactcttaatctcagggacgtGAGTTCGAGTCCCGAGTTGGTCGAAAGATTCTTGCCTTGCAGggcgttggattagatgatcctagtggtccctacaattctatgattctattgcatACGTTATGGCgagccagggtttcaggcagaagctCCGACCTGGAGATCACAGAGactgacctgggaccttctgcatgaaaaacagcTGCTCTAGCCCTTCTCCGTAGTCCATTTGTTGGGAAGTGAGCGCCAGTAAATGCATTGAGATTTTACTCCGATGAAGTAACTTTAGGACCCCGGTCTTAAGCATCCTAACCCTTGCGCAAGATTGCAAGGAAGGAGATGTGCAGCGGGATCCTAAGTGCCGCTTGGTTGATGCAGTGGACTTTCTCCCTTAGGAGGCACACTGCAGGCTCGACCctgcttactcggaagtaagtcacACTTATTCCATAATAAGAAACACAATCCTTGCACGCTTAACCTCAGAATCCACCGGGAAGTTTTCCTGCGCAAGCCCCATGGAAATAAACGAGAGGCGCGCAAAACAGCACGCTCTCTCTCCTGATCCAGACCCGTCACCAAAATCTTTCTGATCCCTGCTGTCGCTCACAAAACTTTTCAATATACTTTTACTTTGTATAAATGCTTCCGAGAGAGCGGTGCGGCAGCTGGAGACGCGCAGTTTTGAAAATTCCATTGATTCCAAATCTTCATTTAACCATTGCTAAGGCTGTGATCCTACGCATACCTTCACCAGGAGGCAAGTCCTCTAGAGCTCAGCGCAACTAATTTTTGAGAAACCGTGGGCAAGAGAGGGAGGCACGTCTCACTGAGTTCCAGGGGCGAGactggcagtgcaatcctatgcatgtctactcagaagttcccAGCTGATTTCAGTTGGGCTTACTCTTAGGAAAGTGGGTAATGGATTGTAGCCTTAAGCACATAGGTGTACATTAATGgcagtggcttttaaaaaaaatttaaagtgcTTCCCTTTGATTGGATCTGGCCAGCCTGCCTTCGTCTTTTTTCTATAGTATTTGGGTAGGTGGCAGGAATATATGATTTCAAGCGGATTTCTTGCGGGAGACGGAAGTTGTGTTTCCAGAATGACTCCTATAACTTTATTGTTGAAGCCAGGAATTAAAGCTCCTATATGGACCCATCTGACAGTCACGTGCATTATTATTAGAAGTTCCACCGAATTCAATGGAATTTGCTCAATAAGCATGCTTAGGACTGCACCCCGGGTCTTTACACTAACAAACAACGAAGCCAAGACGTACGGTTCCCCTGAACGCCATTTATTCAGCCGGCACAACCAGTGTAGCAGTTTCAGACTAAAACATGGTACGGTATATTGCATTTATCAGAGTAGCagcacaacagaaaaataaataaatggttacaGATTTCTGTCCCCCTCGCTGAGAGGAGAAATAATACGACGTGATTTCCATTGCTGGCATTAAATATGAAACCGACAGTTTCCACACAggtacctatatatatatatataaatgtacaATATTTATTGAGACCCCGGATGTGCATTTGGCAACTTACTTTTTTCTCCCTTACAATTTTAAGAAGTGGTGTTGTAAGGTGTTTCTATGAGAATTTATGCAGGACAGAGTGACTGGCGCCTGTTTCCCTCGAGCTACAAAATCTAGGGGATGATTCACAAAGGAGGAGCAGACCCTCACAAGCCCAACACCACAGACATAATTTTCAGATCACCTCAAAAACACAACGCTTTCTCGGCggagtcagttcacacattcaagTCATCAAGTGTGCCGCAGTCAAgtgtaaggaaaaagaaagaaaaagaaaacccgtGTAATTGTGTGAAACGCTTCCAAGGGATAGCATTACCCCCGTGTATGTGGCAAACTTAGTGatgtacatgcatgtgtgaaccagccgaAAGTCACACACAAACATTGCGAGAAAAACCTCTTGGCACAACAGGCTTTTGTCAGGGAGTTTTGGACGTGTGCCCTTCCCTCTTTTAACAGGAAAAGACCATCACAGATCTCTGCAAATGCACCGTTCATGTTAGGATAGTTATTTGGAGCTTTCATCTTGACAGGGTGTTTAAGGTACCGGTAATACCtttgagagaggaggaggaggaggaggaggaggaggaggaggaggaggaggaggaggagaagaagaagaagaagaagaagaagaagaagaagaagaagaagaagaagaagaagaagaagaagaaagccatcACATCAAGACAAAGGTTAAAGTAGTATATTGGCACATTGGGGCATAACAGCCAAGATGCTCTCCATAACTCCCTCTTGGGGTACTCCGCCCACCCTCTAAGTATAGTCATAGTCTGAAGAGTCCTCTTCAGACGCCCCTCTGAAGTCTCTATGGAAAGAGTCTACGCTATTCTCTTCAGCGCCCCCTACCGGGTGGAGGTGTTTGCCCTTGCCTTTGCGTTCTTCCATCTTAATAGTGTCGTAGAGTCCCTTGGGCCCCTCCTCCAGGAGAATGTTCCTCTCCGAGTGCGAGGGCTTCATCTGGCAAATGTTTTTGAGGGCCAGGAGGATGGGGGCGTAAAGCACGTTGGCCAGGCCCATGCCCAGGTTGAGTTGCACAAAGCCAAAGGAGTGGACGATCTCCCCTGCCACAATAGGCCCCAGGGCGTATGCCACCGAGTAGGAGATGTCGGCGATGGCATAGACGCTGCCATAGACCGACACGTAGCGGACGTCAACCAGGAAGGCGAGGGTGGGAAGCAGGGCGGTGTCCACCAGGGCAATGCCAAAGCAGATGCCACACAGAGGGACGGTGAGCTGCCAGAAGTTCCGGCAGGCGGGCACCATGCAGGAGGAGGCCCCTATGGTGGCCAGGCCCAGCGCCCCATAGAACCACTGGAGGTGGGGGTACTTGTCTGCCAGCTTGACGGTGACATAGACCCCCAGCACGTGGGGGATGAAGGCCGGCAGCCACGTGAGGCCCATCTCCCACTCGTTGGCGTCCATGGTCTTCTTCATCCAGTTGGAGATGGTGGGCTCCAGGAAAGCCAAGGGGATGTTGCACGTGGTGAGGGCCCCGGCGACCACCACGATGTAGGGGTCTATCATGAGCTTGTAGATGGGCGTGCCCACGGGCATGTTGTCCCGAGACCTGTCGCTGAAAGGCTTGATGGCCAACAGAAGGAGCAGGCCGTCCAGGAGCGAGATGAAGGCCAGGACCAGGAAGGGCACCCTCTTGCCCGCGAAGTAGTACAGGATGCCTCCGAAAGGGGGCGCCACCAGGCTGCCGAAGGAGATGAAGGCGAGCGCGATGCCCAGCGCGCGGTTGCGCTCCGACTCCTCCGTGTACTTGTCGGCGATTAGCGCGATTCCCGACGTGTCGGCAAACGCCGAGCCCAGGCCCTGCAGGCTGCGCGCCGCGAATAGGGTGCCGTAGTTCTCGGCGAAGGCGAAGATGATGGTGGACAGGAACATGACGCCCAGGCCGATGAGCAGAGGGATGGTGTAGCCCACGCGGTCGATGAACGTGCCGCTCAGCGGGTTGACCAGCAGCTGCAAGATGGCCTTGGAGGCGAACAGCACCCCGATCCGGATGTCGTCGCTGTCGGCCGGGTAGCGAGGCCTCAGCATGGGCCGGGTGCTGTTGAGGGACCAGCCCAGGCCACCACCAGTCGTGGAGATGTTGGAGGCAGCGGTGGCCGGGACGGgcgcctgttgctgctgctgctgcgctcccTGCTGGCGTTCCTCGGCGACGTTGAGGGCGGCCACGAAGTCCGGGACGATGGGCACGATCACCATGTACAGCATGTTGTCCAACAGCAGCGCCACGCACACGATGACCAGCAGGAGGCGCCGCTGGCGGTTGGCCTCATGTAGGGCGCTGCTCAGGGCTTTCGTGCGCTGGCCCACCGCCTCCGACAGTTTCTCCACCGCCGAGCGGGGCCCCGACGGGGCggaggcctcctcctccatcctccgCAGCCGCTGGGAGTCCAGGGAAAGGAGAAGCAGCCGCAGGAGGCGTTAGCTGGGCATGGGGCGAGGGGagcagaggagccctgctgggatGGGAGGAGGTGGCGGCAAGAGGAGCCTCGTCTGTCccaccagtctctgtctctcttatctatctcttccttccttcctcccttcactTCTCCGTGCCTTTCAACCCCCTCTTTCCCCAGATCTCATTCCCCAGGGTCTAACAAGGCTTCCTTCTCCTGTCTTACCCTGCTTCCCTCCTTTCTCCAGAAcgaactttctttcttttctctttctccctccctcctccacttcCCCAGGAGGCTCGGCCGCCTCCCTTCACTCCTCGCCTTCCCCGTTCTTAAACGCAGCCCTCCTTCCACGACGCCACCCCTGGCTTCCCGGCTTTCCTTCCAGAGGCCCCCTCACCTgcccctgctccccccacccacaagCCTTTCCTACCGGCTCCTCTCCTTCCGGTGTTCCGCGGAGCCAGACGCGCTCCTCGGTGGCTCGACTTCCAGACGgagccctccctcctccctctctccgtctgtctttcccctcctcctcctcctatccgTCTCCCTCGGACCTCACTCGCCTGCTCGCCCGGAATCCTGAGCCTCTCTCTTCTTTCGCCCTCTCGTCTTTCTGGCTCATGCACACTCTTTCTGGTCAAGCGGCGCTCCGTGGCTGCGCTCTTTGAGTGCTGTCAGTCTTTCTCAGGAGGCATCCGAGGGCGCGTCCTCTTGCGCTTGCCTTCGCCTTTCCCCCCCTGGCCAAGGCTTGGTGAGGTGGCAGGAGCCGAGGGTTGCCCATCAATCTGGAGAGTGGAGGgcaaggatctctctctctctctctctctctctctctctctcctctagcCCCCTTgcttctccttccagctcagggaCTCTTGGAGAGCTCAGACCGTCCCTTCCTCAACTCCATCCTTGGCTGCCTCCAAGCGCTCTCTCTTTGCCTTCCTTGACGGAGAAGCCTGCCTCTTGGTGCCGCCGGCACGGATGGACTTGCCAGCTCTTACTTTTTCCTTTCCCTCCGCCCCGCCTCTCCAAAAAAAGCc comes from the Podarcis muralis chromosome 6, rPodMur119.hap1.1, whole genome shotgun sequence genome and includes:
- the SLC18A3 gene encoding vesicular acetylcholine transporter, translated to MEEEASAPSGPRSAVEKLSEAVGQRTKALSSALHEANRQRRLLLVIVCVALLLDNMLYMVIVPIVPDFVAALNVAEERQQGAQQQQQQAPVPATAASNISTTGGGLGWSLNSTRPMLRPRYPADSDDIRIGVLFASKAILQLLVNPLSGTFIDRVGYTIPLLIGLGVMFLSTIIFAFAENYGTLFAARSLQGLGSAFADTSGIALIADKYTEESERNRALGIALAFISFGSLVAPPFGGILYYFAGKRVPFLVLAFISLLDGLLLLLAIKPFSDRSRDNMPVGTPIYKLMIDPYIVVVAGALTTCNIPLAFLEPTISNWMKKTMDANEWEMGLTWLPAFIPHVLGVYVTVKLADKYPHLQWFYGALGLATIGASSCMVPACRNFWQLTVPLCGICFGIALVDTALLPTLAFLVDVRYVSVYGSVYAIADISYSVAYALGPIVAGEIVHSFGFVQLNLGMGLANVLYAPILLALKNICQMKPSHSERNILLEEGPKGLYDTIKMEERKGKGKHLHPVGGAEENSVDSFHRDFRGASEEDSSDYDYT